The Desulfococcus multivorans DNA window CGTTCCACTGTGGGTTTTGCCGGAGTATATCCGTGCGCAAGCGGAGCCGCGCGCAGAGGCAATGGGCAAAGTTATTGATGCGCTGTGCGCGGCGAATAGCATCAGTTCCAAAGGAGACACCGAAACTCGCGGGAACAAGGTGAAGGAGATTGGCGAGATGCTGCTGGCAACACCAGGTCTTGCGGAGGCGATGGCAAAATATATGACGTCGGTGGTTTTTGAGGAGGCATTCCAGCAATATGTCGATAGTGCCAAGCCGGAGTTAAAAGCCGTGGCGGAACGTATTGGCGATTCGACCCACAGCTATTGCAGCGCGGTTAAAAAACGTTTTGCGGCGACGAGCGGTTGGCTGTGGAAACGCGGCGACGCCGAGTCCGTACTGGAAGAGATTTACCGACAGACACTGTGCGCAGAGTATATCCGTAGGCTGGCTGGCTCATCGGGATACATAAGCTTCGAGGATGCGCTGAACCGCTTGCGCAACGCGGTGTTGAGCGAAAACAAGGTGCCGACGGAATTCTGGGCGAGGAAACATCCAGCGTTGCTGCGCTTCTTTGAATTGCTTATTAGACCGTCGATGTCGAGCGAGGACGTGCAAACCTTCGGAGAGATTTTGGAACAGCAAATCGAGGTTATCCGCGAGGTGTTCTTCGACGTGACGCAAGCGCGGCAGCTGGATGCGATTCGGGAAATTTTCGGAGAAATCTGGCCGATGGCCAGTGCGGAAGGTCGCGAGCTTTATAATGCCTTTCACCCAGATTCGGCGAGACTCGATGAGCAGAGCTTTAAGGTACAAGGTCGTGGCAAGATCGAGGAATACAGCCGTAAGCTGGTTTCTAAGCGGGTGGTAGCGCTGTGGCGCGAACACACAGGTACGGAGTCGCCTGATGATTGGAGCCGCAAACACGCACTGCCCGCCGAATGTGTTTTGACGATGGATGATGCCAAGAGTATCGTCGATGCGATCTCGAATCCGGGAGGGGTGTCGGCGGAAAGCTTACAGTCCGTGTATGACGAACTTGAAAAAGAGGGGGCATTTGTGGATGTGGCAGCGGCGGGTAATAAATTCCTAAATCGGGTGGTACCGGCTCGTTATCAAAAAATCGGGTTTAGTGTCGAAGAATTGGGGAATTGGTTATACAGAAAATTGGGTGACTCACCGGGCCGATGGTTAGCAGACGTAGGGCTTCACGAAGCGGTCGAGGCGTTCGTTAAACAGGGATATGACAATTATGCGCGGAAGCAGGCCGAGGAAAAGGTGAATATGCTTTCCGATGCTGAGGCGAAGATATTACTCCTGAAGCTGATTGGTCAAATCCCCGATGTAGGGCTTTCGGTGCTGGAGTAATACTATGATACTGAACGAGTATTGCGAATACATCAGAAACCCCCTCGCGGAGGCGAAGGCGCGGGTAGTTGTCGTGCCTCCGGGGGGGAGTTGGACGACGTTGCGCCGGTTTTGCCAAGAACGCGGCTACGTTGAGTTGCGTTTGAGCGATCTTGTGAGGGAAGGCGCGTGGCTCCCAATGCCTGATGAGGTCTTCGGGCGAGTACGCGATGTTATGACGGCGCAGCAGATAAGTGGTAAGAGTTTAGTATTGCTGGGGATGCCTGGCTATCTTGCGTTGTTGGCAAACGAGAATAAACGGGCTGCGATTGTCGCTTTACGCGAATGGATAGACAGTGCGTCTGGGCAGGAAGCGGTCTGCTTTTTGCGTAGTGATGACGACACAGAGTTGATACTCAAGGATGTTTTCGCCAATCCGCGCTACCGCCAGGGGAAGCAACTGCTTGAAATAGACGCTGAAAAGATCGTGTCGCATGTCACTTCGGAAGAGGAGGAAAGAATCGCGGGGCGTACGGAGGTGATGCTGGTCGGGAACGATTTGGCCCCCTTCATCCCGGAATTGTTCGACACTTTTCAGAAATATTTGCGATATACCGAGGAGCATCCAAACGACAACTCTATCCGGCGGATTGTTGTTGCCTCGGAAGGACGGGAATTGGCCGGGCTCAGCGCTGAGGTGCGGCAGGTGGTGTGCCTACGGGATTTTGCTCGCGTGTTTTTCGATGTGGAAGATGCCGAATTGTCCGAAGATGCTTTGCGGTGGATGTGTGAGTGGGGTAAAGGGGGTTCGGGGAAAACACTGTCGGAAACTCTCAAGACGCAGTTTTTCCCAGAAGGTGAGGTATCAAAGCGTGTCTTGCAAGTGTTTGATGGGTGCAAGAGGACAGAACGCGAGGCGTTATTTTGGCTGGTTAAACGTGTCGCTTCCAAGGGAAGTTACCTTGAGTATGTCACAAGGCAAGAGGGGATTCTTGTCAACAACTTTCGCTCCGCATATGTGGCAGGCGCTGCGGAATGGATAGATGAATCGTTAGCCTTTGCTGGCGAACGCAGGGATGCTATACGAGAAGCAAACGTTATAATGTCCGACACGGACATCCGGCAGTTCATTACGCGTTGCGAGGGCGAATCCACGTCTCGAGTAGCGCCGTGGTTGAACTGTGGGACAGACACGGAGCGAGCCGAATTACTGAGGCGTTGTGCAGTGGACGGACTTGTGTCAAATTCGGTAAAAGACGTTTATCCAGAAGCGGCAGCTTATCTGAATTCGGATCCCGTTTTCGACAACTTGGCTCTGGAAGATTATTTCAGGGAATACCGTGAACTGAAAATGGCTAGCCGCGTTACACCAGAGTTTTACGTGAAAGCGCAGCAGGTGGTTCCTTTGAATTCAGTACAATCGCGAGACGTGATGGTGCAACGGTATGTATCGGACAATGTGTGCGCATTGCTGGTGGTGGACGCGATGGGTGCGGAGTGGCTTCCTATGCTAGTGGCGTTAGCGCGGGAGCGGAATATAGGCGTTGATTCGATTGGGGTCGGCGAAGTGAATCTGCCGACAACAACGCGGTTCAACAACATTCATTGGCCAGACGTGGCTCGGCGGTTGCAGGATATTAAACGTTTCGACAACATCGCGCATAATGGTATTGAAGCGCACGAGAAGCGTCGCGCGGAGGAGAATTTGGCAGGGGCATTGGATGTGATCGGTGGCGAGGTGTTGCCACGTGTGGCGGATGGGCTGATGCGGTTTGAGCGGGTGATAGTCACAGGAGACCACGGGAGTTCGCGGCTATCGGTGTTGGCGTGGCAAGCAGAACCGAGACTGGCAAGGACGCTTTCTTGTGATTTTGGTGCAGAGATCGCCGATTGGCGCTACCGTGAGCGGGCGGCACAAGGATTATGTCCGCCGGAACTTGAGGAGACGTTGGACGGAAGGTACTGGGTGGTGCGCGGGTATAACCGGCTGCCCAAAAAGGGCGGCGGACAAGGCTTTGAGCTA harbors:
- the pglZ gene encoding BREX-4 system phosphatase PglZ; this translates as MPDEVFGRVRDVMTAQQISGKSLVLLGMPGYLALLANENKRAAIVALREWIDSASGQEAVCFLRSDDDTELILKDVFANPRYRQGKQLLEIDAEKIVSHVTSEEEERIAGRTEVMLVGNDLAPFIPELFDTFQKYLRYTEEHPNDNSIRRIVVASEGRELAGLSAEVRQVVCLRDFARVFFDVEDAELSEDALRWMCEWGKGGSGKTLSETLKTQFFPEGEVSKRVLQVFDGCKRTEREALFWLVKRVASKGSYLEYVTRQEGILVNNFRSAYVAGAAEWIDESLAFAGERRDAIREANVIMSDTDIRQFITRCEGESTSRVAPWLNCGTDTERAELLRRCAVDGLVSNSVKDVYPEAAAYLNSDPVFDNLALEDYFREYRELKMASRVTPEFYVKAQQVVPLNSVQSRDVMVQRYVSDNVCALLVVDAMGAEWLPMLVALARERNIGVDSIGVGEVNLPTTTRFNNIHWPDVARRLQDIKRFDNIAHNGIEAHEKRRAEENLAGALDVIGGEVLPRVADGLMRFERVIVTGDHGSSRLSVLAWQAEPRLARTLSCDFGAEIADWRYRERAAQGLCPPELEETLDGRYWVVRGYNRLPKKGGGQGFELHGGASLEERLVPVVIFSRTGQFMPKTKTGGKRLQIVEKDDFDL